From Pangasianodon hypophthalmus isolate fPanHyp1 chromosome 10, fPanHyp1.pri, whole genome shotgun sequence:
aaattAGAATTACACAGCCCTCTAGTGGACCTCGGTGTACCCGCCCAATTAGAGACCAGAATTATATATTAGGACTCATTTCTCttttaaatagcaaaaaaattGACCACCATTCAACATTtctagattaaaaataaaaattaggaGACTAGTTGAGTTATAGGAGGAGTCTACTGTAGATTTTAATTTAGCTGGAATTAACCTCAAGAATATTGTcctattttatttatgcaaaatgACTTACAGCTGAAAGAGAATGCAATCAAAGTAATTGAGGCCGTATTTATGGCCCAGTGGCAGTACTCTGTAAGCTGTGGAAAAACTTTATCAAAAGTACGGCTTCTCACATGAATGCCAGTCTGAGCGAATGCTAACCTACAAAGTGAATGCAAACTACATAGCAAAAGCTAACCTGGCAAATGAGTCATCTATAGAGCAAAAGTTAAGCTAGCAAAATAAGGCAGAGAGCAAAAGCGAACCTAACAACTGAAATCAAACTAGCAAACAAAAGCTATCCTATCAGGTGAAAACAACCTAGCCACCAAAAGCTAAGCTAGTAAGCGAAGGCAAACTAGTGAGAAGAAGCTAACCTAACAACTGAAAGCAAACTAGCCACCAAAAAAATCTAACCCAGTAAGGTCAACAGGGAAAAAGCTTCTTAACTAAGACTGATTCTCATTATatgttttctgaaaataaataaataaataaataaatttcctaTGACAgccccaaaatgttttattccatacataaaGTTTTTCAAGGGAGCGCCAAAGAAATGGAAGAGAACAAACAGAAGTACCCTTCTTTTTTGAAATTTCTCCTGTGCTTCAAGTTCTACAAATGAGTTTAATTTAGTTTGCATTGtctatgaaaatataaatagtttatCTGTATAAATGGAGGCCCTCATTATACACTCATACCTTTCTTTACAGGTTCTGGTTTAGCCTTCTCTTTGGCAACTTCAACCTCTGAAACATTAAAAGAATGCtttaataagaaagaaaacaccCAAATAATACCTTTCTTTGGTGAAGATTCAGGTTATGCCTTTTCTTTGACATCTATAACAAATTCTCACCATTAAGCACTTTAACATTAGAcgtaaacatttatttcacaaccattttgtgtaaactgttaATTAGTGTTACATGTTATAAAGTAATATCTATAGTGAAGTCTATCATATTTCACTTTCCTTTCGTCATAGTACATCCATGTGTAAAGGTTTCTTTAATATATGGTCATACCTTTCTTCACTGTGATTGGTGTAACCTTTTTGGCAACTTCAGGCtctgacaaataaataattaaggcTGTTATTGCTTTGTAAATTCTTTGCATTCTgtcaaattacattttaaatgtcatggaaacaaaaaggaaaatatgataaatgtgatatttcagtggTACCTTTCTTTACTGGGATCTCCTCCTTGGCCACTTCAGcttctaaaacattaaaaaaacatattttggaATGAACAACTTTGCAAAACTAAGCATGAGGACCCTGAGCAGGTGGCACACTAATCCCACATCAGCCAAGGATCCAAGGATCTGAAGGCATAATGCTCCAACAAGGGTCAAAACCCTGATCATGATTTTACAAATCCAGGTGATCTATGCAATGATCTAGTCACAACACTGCAAAAGTGctgactcagtggttaaggctttgggcgactgatcagaaggtttcAAAGGTGTTCAAAACCCAGCACTTGCTAGCTGCCATAATTGGGTTCTTGGGCAAGACtattaaccctcaactgctcagctgtatcctgTATCCTGCTGCCTTTGTTAAAAATTGTCAGCTATATGGGCAAATGTACACACTGTTCCATCCAGTAAGTCCTTTTTCAGAGGTCTGATTCCTTTATTAGTGCACATGATTTTTGCACACAGAGTTTCTGCTGCAGTAAAATGGAAAGGGGAGTGGGATATTAAAATAAGCTTGTGAAGCATCAGTACTGAACCAGAACGCAAACCCTGGGCTCTGCAACTGACCTCCATCTACTCTTTCAGATAACTGGGTGTAATGCATGAACCATGTACTGAATGTATTAGCAAATTAGAAAATTagcataataaaaaataacatagtATACACTACATAGTCAAAGGTTTGTGTACATCTGAtaatcacatccatatgtagGCTTtcgccaaactgttgccacaaagttggaagcacacaattgtatagggtGCTTTGTATGCTATAGTATTACAGATttccttcagtggaactaagaggctcctGTGAACAAAGCAAGCACCATGAAGGCAtagtttgccaagtttggagtggaagaactcgagtggcctgcacagagccctaaccccactgaacactgaactttgagatgaactggaatgctgactgcgaaaataaatctggaatggtatgttcaaaaagcacatactgtatgggtgtgatggtcaggtgtccattaacatttggccatataatgtttttaacaCATTCTCTAAGGCTGCTGAAACATCAGTGTTTTAGAAAGGTCATTTGTACAATACAATCTACCTTTGAAACTACCCTATGCATAAACCAAACAATCCTCTTAATCTGGAGTAGGTTCAGCTTCTACACAACATTGATGATTATGCTTTAAAATCTGGGGCATTAGAAAGAGGGTTCTTATTTAAAGTCTTGATTGTTAATTTGGTTGTGAATTTGTTAAGTTGATTGTTAACGTGTTTGTTGTTAATCTGCAACTTCTTTGACAAAACTGATAAAAACTCATTGTGGAACCAGAAATATCTTTCTTGGGGGATGGTTCAgattttcccttttctttcagAGGCAGTTCTGTTTATTGCTAGGTTCTAACTGGTAACTTAGTTGTTATCTTGGTGCTCAGCAAGAAGGAAtattatagaaaaacaaaaatacctTTCTTAGGAGAAGGTATGGGTTTGGCCTTTTCTTTTGGAGCAGGTTCGGGTTTGGCCTTCTCTTTTGGAACAGGTGCGGGTTTTGTCTTCTCTTCTTGAGCAGGTTTGTGTGTTACCTTCTCTTTTGGAGTAGGTTCGGGTTTGGGCTTCTCTTTTGGAGGAGGTTCGGGTTTGGCCTTCTCTTTTGGAGCAGGTTCGGGTTTGGCCTTCTCTTTTGCAGCAGCTTCGAGCTTCTCTTTTGGAGCAGGTTTGGGTTTGGCCTTTTCTTTTGGAGGAAGTTCTggttttactttctcttttggAGCAGGTTCAGGTTTTAGCTTCTCTTTTGGAGCAGGTTCGAGCTTCTCTTTTGGAGCAGGTTTGGGTTTGGCCTTTTCTTTTGTGGCAACTTCTGGTTTGGCCTTCTCTTTTGGAGCAACTTCTGGTTTTGCCTTCTCTTTTAGAGCAGGTTCAGGTGTTATCTTCTCTTTTGCAGCAGATTCAGGTTTTACCTTCTCTTTTGGAACAGGTTCAGGTGTTACTTTCTCTTTTGGAACAGGTTCAGGTTGTGCCTTCTGTTTTGGAGCAGGTTGAGGTTTGGCCTTCTCTTTTGGAGCAGGTTCGGCCTTCTCTTTTGGAGCAGGTTTAGCCTTTTCTTTTGGAGCAGGTTCAGGTTTGGCCTTCTCTTTTGGAGCAGGTTCAGGTTTGGCCTTCTCTTTTGAAGCAGATTCTGGTTTTGCCTTCTCTTTTGCAGCAGATTCAGGTTTTACCTTCTCTTTTGGAACAGGTTCAGGTGTTACTTTCTCTTTTGGAACAGGTTCAGGTTGTAACTTCTGTTTTGGAGCAGGCTGAGGTTTGGCCTTCTCTTTTGGAGCAGGTTCGGCCTTCTCTTTTGGAGCAGGCTCGGGTTTAGCCTTTTCTTTTGGCGCAGGTTCAggttttactttctcttttggAGCAGGTTCGGGTTTTGCCCTCTCTTTTGGAGCAGGTTCGGGTTTTGCCCTCTCTTTTGGAACAGGTTCTGGTGTTACTTTCTCTTTTGGAACATGTTCAGGTTGTGCCTTCTGTTTTGGAGCAGGTTGAGGTTTGGCCTTCTCTTTAGGAGCAGGTTCGGCCTTCTCTTTTGGAGCAAGTTTGGGTTTGGCCTTCACTTTTGGAGCAGGCTCGGGTTTAGCCTTTTCTTTTGGAGCAGGTTCAGGTTTGGCCTTCTCTTTTGGAGCAACTTCTGGTTTTATCTTCTCTTTTGGAGTAGGTTCTGGTTTTGCCTTCTCTTTTGGAACAGGTTCTGGTTTTGCCTTCTCTTTTGGAACAGGTTCAGGTTGTACCTTCTGTTTTGGAGCAGGTTCTggttttgctttctcttttggAGCAGGTTCAGCCTTCTCTTTTGGAGCAGGTTTGGGTTTGGCCTTCTCTTTTGAAACTGGTTCAGGTTTAGCCTTTTCTTCTGGACCAGGTTCAGGTTTGGCTTTCTCTTTTGGAGCAGGTTCAGGCATTGCCTTCTCTTTTGGAGTGGGTTCAGGTTTAGTCTGCTCTTTTGGAGCAACTTCTGGTTTTACCTTCTCTTTTGGAGCAGCTTCGGGTTTTGCCTTCTCTTTCAGAGCAGGTTCTGgttttgccttttcttttggAACAGGTTCAGCTTTGGACTTTTCTTTTGGAGCAACCTCAGGTTTAGCCTTTTCTTTTGGAGCAGGTTTGGGTTTTGACGCTTCTTTTGGAGCAGGTTCAGGTTTTGCCTTTACTTTTGGAGCTGGTTCTGATTTTACCTTCTCTTTTGGAATAGGTTCAATTTTGGCCTTTTCTTTTAGAGCAGCTTCAGATTTAGCCTTCTCTTTTGGAGTTGGTTCAGgttttgccttttcttttaGAGCAGGTTTAGgttttgccttttcttttaGAGCAGGTTCAGGTTTTGCCTTCGCTTTTAGAGCAGGTTCAGGTTTTACCTTCACCTTTGGAGCAGGTTCAGGTTTTGCCTTCTCTTCTGGAGCAGGTTCAGGTTTTGCCTCTTCTTTTGGAGAAGGTTTTGGTTTGGCCTTCTCTTTTGGAGTAGGTTTGGGTTTGGCTTCTTCTTTTGGAGCAGGTTCTGGCTTTACCTTTTCTTTTGGAGCAGGCTCGGGTTTAGCCTTTTCTTTTGGAGCAGGTTCAGGTTTGGCCTTCTCTTTTGGAGCGGGTTCAGGTTTGGCCTCTTCTTTTGGAGAAGGTTCTGGTTTGGCCTTCTCTTTCAGAACAGCTTCAGGCTTTACCTTTTCTTTTAGAGAAGGTTCAGGTTTGGCCTTCTCTTTTGGAGCAAGTTCTGGTTTTACCTTCTCTTTTGGAGCAGGTTCAGGCATTATCTTCTCTTTTAGAGAAGGTTCAGGTTTGGCCTTCTCTTTCAGAACAGCTTCAGGCTTTACCTTTTCTTTTGGAGCAGGTTCAGCTTTGGCCTTCTCTTTTGGAGCAGGTTCAGGCATTATCTTTTTTGGAGAAGGTTCAGGTTTGGCCTTCTCTTTCGGCACAACTTCaggttttactttttctttctgagAAGGTTCAGGTTTGGCCTTCTCTTTCAGAACAGCTTTAGGTTTTACCTTTTCTTTTGGAACAGGTTCAGgttttgccttttcttttaGAACAGGCTCAGGTTTAGCCTTTTCTTTTGGAGCAGGTTCAGGTTTTGCCTTCTCTTCTGGATAAAGTTTAGGTTTGACCTTCTCTTTTGGAACAGCTTCAGGCTTTACCTTGTCTTCTGGAACAGGTTCAGGTTTGGCCTTCACCTTTGGAACAGATTCAGGCTTTACCTTCTCTTTTAGTACAGAGTCAGGTTTAGCCTTTTCTTTTGGAGTAGGTTTTGGTTTTGCCTCTTCTTTTGGAGCAAGTTCAGGTTTTGCCTTCTCTTTTGGAAGAGTTTCAGCTTTGGCCTTCTCTTTTGGAGCAGGTTCTggttttgctttctcttttcgAGCAGGTTCAGGCATTACCTTCTCTTTTGGAGAAGGTTCAGGTTTGACCTTCTCTTTTGGAGCAGGTTCTggttttgctttctcttttggAGCAGGTTCAGGCATTACCTTCTCTTTTGGAGCAGGTTCTggttttgctttctcttttggAACAGGTTCAGGCATTAGCTTCTCTTTTGGAGCAGGTTCAGGTTTGGCCTTCTCTTTTGGAGCAGGTTCTggttttgctttctcttttgaAGCAGGTTCAGGCATTACCTTCTCTTTTGGAGCAGGTTCAGGTTTGGCCTTCTCTTTTGGAGCAGGTTCAggttttgctttctcttttggAGCAGGTTCAGGCATTACCTTCTCTTTTGGAGAAGGTTCAGGTTTGGCCTTCTCTTTTGGAGCAGGTTCTggttttgctttctcttttgaAGCAGGTTCAGGCATTACCTTCTCTTTTGGAGCAGTTTCAGGTTTGGCCTTCTCTTTTGGAGCAGGTTCTGGTTTTGCTTTCTCTGTTGGAGCAGGTTCAGGCATTACCTTCTCTTTTGGAGAAGGTTCAGGTTTGGCCTTCTCTTTTGGAGCAGGTTCAGGTTTTACCTTCTCTTTCAGAAAAGTTTCAGGTTTTGCCTTCTCTTTTGGAGCAGGTTCAGATGTTACTTTCTCTTTTGGAGCAGGTTCTggttttgctttctcttttggAGCAGGTTCAGGCATTACCTTCTCTTTTGGAGAAGGTTCAGGTTTGGCCTTCTCTTTTGGAGCAGGTTCAGGTTTTGCCTTCTCTTTTGGAGGAAGTTCTGCTTTGACCTTCTCTTTTGGAACAGTTTCAGGCTTTACCTTGTCTTCTGGAACAGGTTCAGGTTTTGCCTTCTCTTTTGGAACAGATTCAGGCTTTATCCTCTCTCTTAGAACAGAGTCAGATTTAACCTTTTCTTTTGGAGTGGGTTTGGGTTTTGCTTCTTCTTTTGGAGCAAGTTCAGGTTTTGCCTTCTCTTTTGGAAGAAATTCTGGTTTTACCTTTTCTTTTGGAGCAGGTTCAGATTTTACCTTCTCTTTTCGAGCAGGTTCTGGTTCTGCTTTCTCTTTTGGAGAAGGTTCAGGTTTGGCCTTCTCTTTTGGAGCAAGTTCTggttttgctttctcttttggAGCAGGTTCAGGCATTACCTTCTCTTTTGGAGAAGGTTCAGGTTTGGCCTTCTCTTTCTGAAAAGCTTCAGGTTTTGCCTTCTCTTTTGGAGCAGGTTCAGGCATTACCTTCTCTTTTGGAGAAGGTTCAGGTTTGGCCCTCTCTTTCGGAAAAGCTTCAGGTTTTGCCTTCTCTTTTGGAGCAGGTTCAGTTTTTGCCTTCTCTTTTGGAGAAAGTTCTGGTTTTACCTTCTCTTTTGGAACAGCTTCAGGTTTTGCCTTCTCTTTTGGAACAGCTTCAGGTTTTGCCTTCTCTTTTGCAGCAGGTTCAGGTTTTGCCTTATCTTTTGAAACAGTTTCAGCTTTGGCTTTTTCTTTTGGGGCTGGTTCTGGTGTTACCTTCTCCTTTGGAGCAGGTTCAggttttactttctcttttagAACAGGTTCAGGTTTTGCCTTATCTTTTGGAGCAGGTTCAGCCATTACCTTCTCCTTTCGCGCAGGTTCAGGTTTGGCCTTCTCTGTTGGAGCAGGTTCAGGTTTTGCCTTCTCTTTTGGAGCAGGTTCTGGTTTTGCCTTCTCTTTTGGAGCAGGTTCAGATGTTACCTTCTGTTTTGGAGCTGGTTCTggttttgctttctcttttggAGCAGGTTCAGTCATTACCTTCTCTTTTGGAGAACGTTCAGGTTTGGCCTTCTCTTCCGGAACAGCTTCAGGTTTTACCTTCTCTTTTGGAGCAAGTTCAGGTTTGGCCTTCTCTTTTGGAATAGGTTCAGGCTTTACCTTTTCTTTTAGAACAGGTTCAGgttttgccttttcttttggAGCAGGTTCCGGTTTTGCCACTTCTTTTGGAATAGGTTCTGTTTGTAGCTTCTCTTTTGGAGCAGGTTCAGGTTTTGCCTTCACTTTTGGAGCAAGTTCAGGTTTGGCCTTCTCTTTTGGAATAGGTTCAGGCTTTACCTTTTCTTTTACAGCAGGTTCAGGTTTTGCCACTTCTTTTGGAGCAGGTTCAGGTTTTGCCACTTCTTTTGGAGTAGGTTCTGTTTGTAGCTTCTCTTTTGGAGCAGGTTCAGGTTTTGCCTTCTCTTTTGGAGCAGGTTCTGGTTTTGCCTTCTCTTTTGGAGCAGGTTCAGATGTTACCTTCTGTTTTGGAGCTGGTTCTggttttgctttctcttttggAGCAGGTTCAGTCATTACCTTCTCTTTTGGAGAACGTTCAGGTTTGGCCTTCTCTTCCGGAACAGCTTCAGGTTTTGCCTTCACTTTTGGAGCAGGTTCAGGTTTTGCCTCTCTTTTTGGAGAAGGTTCTGGTTTTACTGTCTCTTTTGGAACAGGTTCAGGTTTTGCCTTTTCTTCTCGAGGAGGTACTGGTTTTGCCTTATCTTTTGGAGCAGGTTTGAGCTTTGCCTTCTCTTTTAGTGCAGGTTCTGGTTTGGCCTTTTCTTTTGGAGCAGCTTCACCTTCTGCAAAATATTTACACTATTTAATCAGTCATTTAACTCAGTTTGTTTACATGGTTATTAGCTTTTTTCATCTGTTGATCATCTAGTTCCTAACTTGTAAAATGAAAAGATCAAATTCAAAattagtaaatgaataaaatatgcataataatgtcatatttCTTTTCTAGAAATCTCttaaagaaatatattagaGAAATGCCTATACCACTTTTTTGCAGTTTGAATACTTGATTGAATACCATAGCCAGAGATAACTTTAAGTTAGCTTGCTAAAGTGGATTTGAAATTTGTATTACATCTTCAAAAAATGTGATGAGAAAATGTGCACTCAGTGGTGGTATCCATAGACCCAGAGCAATTTTGCAGTATATCATATTATTACATTAGGCATTAGGCATTTGGTACTATGTATTTGGGGGGAAAAGTACCTTTCTTTGCTGGTGCTCTTTGGACCTTTTCTTTGGAAATTTCAGGCTCTACAACATATCACATATCAACAAAAGTTATGCAAAGCATTCATGTGTTTTAACAATTTGGCATAAATATTCACTTGTCTTTTACATAAATATGTACCTTTCGTCACAGGGGCTGCTTTgggctttgctttgattgcctCAGCCTCTGAAATGGTTCAAAATGAAACATTGAAAAAAgctgtggcaaaaaaaagaatttttttttttttttacttggaaAGATATGTACCTTTCTTTGGTGGAGCTGGTTTCAGCTTTTCTTTGGCACCTTTGTCCTCTAAAAACAGTAAAGAAAATGCCCAAAGAAACTGCCCAATTATgtttttcatgtaaaaaaaatccacaaaaacagatttatttcaagATATAAAAATACTATAGCGTGAAGTGGCATTCTGCGGGTACCTATCACCCATTGTAAGTAGCACCCACTGTGGCCAGTTCTTACCAAGTTACACAGAACACCAAAGAGAccataaatgaaaaaaacttTAAAGTTTCATGATGATAGTTTAATGCTAAcactgtcaaatgcctgctgaattCAGATTAGCCAATGTCTGCCATGTTTTTCAAGTAATCGAGTCATCATTAGAAATCCACTTACAGATTTGGACAAAGATCAAATTTCAAACTTCAAAACAAAGCAGTAAATCAAATTTCAGGTCAGTTTGATGTCTGTTTCCTAAGAAACAGTTATTTGAATGTTGTGTCCCCTATGGATGATCGCTTCCCAACTTTAGTGGGCATCCACAGAATCTTGACTTTCAAGTTTCGCGTAAAGCAAtcatgactaaaaaaaaaatcaacattatatatataaaattatcgAGTTTCAGAGGCTACTAAGCATGTTTACACCAGTTTTGTGATACACGTTACCTTTCTTTACAgctgttggtttttccttttccttaacTTCAGCCTCTAAACAAAGTAAAGTCAAAAATAGTTTGGAAATAAGCAGCGCTTTACGAGTCTTCCTTTGTCAAAATACTTTGAATTAATTCAAAGACAAAATGTTGGTCATGTATAATAGGTATCAAATACTACCATAGAAAAACTACTATACCTTTCTTCTGCAAAGCTGGCTGTGCTTTCACCTTTTCAGCTTCTGCTAAGAAAATGGACACACagaaaaactattattattattactagtagtagtagtagtagtagaagacaaagaagaagaagaagaagaagaagtagtagtagcattaatagtagtagtattggtAGTAATAGTAGAAGAATAAGTAGTAACcatagtattagtagtaatgtTAGTAGCATTGGTAGTAATTCTAATATTAGTAATACTAGTATTAGTAGTAGAAGAGGTGGCAGTAGTAGAGgaagttgtagtagtagtagtagtagtatttgtagTATTAGTAC
This genomic window contains:
- the si:ch211-266g18.10 gene encoding titin isoform X1; this translates as MTNETEDSGAEPVSMDVQNQEAVHLTPREVINHGFMRVLKRPAQWLIIISLLISWSAAGIFMFDFVSDEQLTNLQHISSDPMTVVNEAVEGFTDKMSHLNDIFNNAHEYVPTVITDPMAAVNQWADASTSFLIGIHESEGVTYFLKPGRDVLDEMNDWVRSLAGYLFHMFEDLLDAVIVNPLEKVAEAAANISDTVMVTLSSFTGMFKGVEVWIPKTSTSPMELASDVLEGAQNLKNNIVTHVSNLFSGDEGGVSDINFDPMKVVTDTVEEFSDRRDMFLAYLSNILMEDKDDTPHVIRRKGEFLPPKEKVAEMLGRKKNAAYLSLKRKLLKADIANWDTEDIGTTDVKDQTKASEEEDDDFSLAESLDVVSEKDPAKAMEDVADVLDDKEVSGLKEQVLHQGTDSHEVELGKVIEDTSDAIGEVVMESIHEMADEDTVETVSVSRNNEEDENEKVDEHKTQTYDTSSEVAVEEKVNIYNAVDEEEPIKSTSTVDPKDQTNVDGSDVIGEEEPVKLLNSATNDTDEDQTKTGDSFSEATIKEESVEPTVLNVEEKTLKTSMKKEQDETVSGVGGDEEPVKLPDTVTNKSDEDQTKTKTGDTFSDATIKEESFVSNDEELNPLATKSTEEDQSKTSVTLSETLLKMESDDGSFVVDEEKPINSTQIPTKDNDEEETKTDAYIETVVQELATTESSLGAHDGVKDKVEEKVKEEEIKEVKEDQVENATKKDNGEDDFIQSDDENNNNNDRKRQPVKRYHVRHGETTKETNDQENELHEEDEKVLEQERIAKEKRAREEVYKAIQEMRAEKAAEETEKQIEKDKEKEKKKEELRKEMVKLKEKPKEDISKIAETKEHEDLDKMVNVTIKAVMITTEKAPPPVIKKEVKAKEEKAKPTHIKKEPEVKKEKIKAAPLKREAKDVKEKIKPARERKAEAEKVKAQPALQKKEAEVKEKEKPTAVKKEDKGAKEKLKPAPPKKEAEAIKAKPKAAPVTKEPEISKEKVQRAPAKKEGEAAPKEKAKPEPALKEKAKLKPAPKDKAKPVPPREEKAKPEPVPKETVKPEPSPKREAKPEPAPKVKAKPEAVPEEKAKPERSPKEKVMTEPAPKEKAKPEPAPKQKVTSEPAPKEKAKPEPAPKEKAKPEPAPKEKLQTEPTPKEVAKPEPAPKEVAKPEPAVKEKVKPEPIPKEKAKPELAPKVKAKPEPAPKEKLQTEPIPKEVAKPEPAPKEKAKPEPVLKEKVKPEPIPKEKAKPELAPKEKVKPEAVPEEKAKPERSPKEKVMTEPAPKEKAKPEPAPKQKVTSEPAPKEKAKPEPAPKEKAKPEPAPTEKAKPEPARKEKVMAEPAPKDKAKPEPVLKEKVKPEPAPKEKVTPEPAPKEKAKAETVSKDKAKPEPAAKEKAKPEAVPKEKAKPEAVPKEKVKPELSPKEKAKTEPAPKEKAKPEAFPKERAKPEPSPKEKVMPEPAPKEKAKPEAFQKEKAKPEPSPKEKVMPEPAPKEKAKPELAPKEKAKPEPSPKEKAEPEPARKEKVKSEPAPKEKVKPEFLPKEKAKPELAPKEEAKPKPTPKEKVKSDSVLRERIKPESVPKEKAKPEPVPEDKVKPETVPKEKVKAELPPKEKAKPEPAPKEKAKPEPSPKEKVMPEPAPKEKAKPEPAPKEKVTSEPAPKEKAKPETFLKEKVKPEPAPKEKAKPEPSPKEKVMPEPAPTEKAKPEPAPKEKAKPETAPKEKVMPEPASKEKAKPEPAPKEKAKPEPSPKEKVMPEPAPKEKAKPEPAPKEKAKPEPAPKEKVMPEPASKEKAKPEPAPKEKAKPEPAPKEKLMPEPVPKEKAKPEPAPKEKVMPEPAPKEKAKPEPAPKEKVKPEPSPKEKVMPEPARKEKAKPEPAPKEKAKAETLPKEKAKPELAPKEEAKPKPTPKEKAKPDSVLKEKVKPESVPKVKAKPEPVPEDKVKPEAVPKEKVKPKLYPEEKAKPEPAPKEKAKPEPVLKEKAKPEPVPKEKVKPKAVLKEKAKPEPSQKEKVKPEVVPKEKAKPEPSPKKIMPEPAPKEKAKAEPAPKEKVKPEAVLKEKAKPEPSLKEKIMPEPAPKEKVKPELAPKEKAKPEPSLKEKVKPEAVLKEKAKPEPSPKEEAKPEPAPKEKAKPEPAPKEKAKPEPAPKEKVKPEPAPKEEAKPKPTPKEKAKPKPSPKEEAKPEPAPEEKAKPEPAPKVKVKPEPALKAKAKPEPALKEKAKPKPALKEKAKPEPTPKEKAKSEAALKEKAKIEPIPKEKVKSEPAPKVKAKPEPAPKEASKPKPAPKEKAKPEVAPKEKSKAEPVPKEKAKPEPALKEKAKPEAAPKEKVKPEVAPKEQTKPEPTPKEKAMPEPAPKEKAKPEPGPEEKAKPEPVSKEKAKPKPAPKEKAEPAPKEKAKPEPAPKQKVQPEPVPKEKAKPEPVPKEKAKPEPTPKEKIKPEVAPKEKAKPEPAPKEKAKPEPAPKVKAKPKLAPKEKAEPAPKEKAKPQPAPKQKAQPEHVPKEKVTPEPVPKERAKPEPAPKERAKPEPAPKEKVKPEPAPKEKAKPEPAPKEKAEPAPKEKAKPQPAPKQKLQPEPVPKEKVTPEPVPKEKVKPESAAKEKAKPESASKEKAKPEPAPKEKAKPEPAPKEKAKPAPKEKAEPAPKEKAKPQPAPKQKAQPEPVPKEKVTPEPVPKEKVKPESAAKEKITPEPALKEKAKPEVAPKEKAKPEVATKEKAKPKPAPKEKLEPAPKEKLKPEPAPKEKVKPELPPKEKAKPKPAPKEKLEAAAKEKAKPEPAPKEKAKPEPPPKEKPKPEPTPKEKVTHKPAQEEKTKPAPVPKEKAKPEPAPKEKAKPIPSPKKEAEVAKEEIPVKKEPEVAKKVTPITVKKEVEVAKEKAKPEPVKKAVEAAKEKAELPSKREAKVAKEKVKPVKKEPEVAKETPIPVVYPSAKDIAMEVELLKAINQKLSILDLLRKDIGEIRTDLEVTQSQIDQLRMDNRTLQEPKEFKEKAKPAVMKKGHRPFKEKLKISTVVKGREALKNITKAATVKKERVLKNITKAAFGKKEQAPKERVRLEHKKKEIPKEKITPVEKLPEKEKLTEMTLPEEKKTKDEPEVTKGPEPAEEEEVPYFQCFYVDEYDIQYPFFPFSPPFL